One genomic window of Cupriavidus oxalaticus includes the following:
- the rpsU gene encoding 30S ribosomal protein S21 — MTKIVLKPGEPVEVAMRRFRRAILQTGLIVELKSRTAYEKPTTERKRKKKAAEARLRKRLRMQMLPKKMY; from the coding sequence TTGACTAAGATCGTCTTGAAACCCGGTGAGCCCGTTGAAGTTGCAATGCGGCGTTTCCGTCGTGCCATTCTGCAGACTGGCCTGATCGTTGAACTCAAGAGCCGTACCGCTTACGAGAAGCCGACGACCGAGCGCAAGCGCAAGAAGAAGGCCGCCGAAGCACGCCTGCGCAAGCGCCTGCGCATGCAAATGCTGCCGAAGAAGATGTACTGA
- a CDS encoding Bug family tripartite tricarboxylate transporter substrate binding protein → MKCFKTAFASLVVGFAAALLATPAPAADEFPSRPLRLVVPFAAGSGTDAVARLTAKYLGEALQQPVVVDNKPGANGTIAAEFVAKAPADGYTLFMTTNTTHSANPSLMKQLRYDPVKDFTPVSRMGNLPFMLVVNPQLPVKTLREFIDYARAHPGMSYASGNSTGIVAGATLSKMAGLKMLHVPYKSTPPAMTDVMGGQVQAMFVDFAAGIANVRAGKLRALAVTTVQRSALLPDLPPVGSAPELKGFDITSWNGVFAPAGVPAPVVERLNRELVAIATSKQHAAQFHALGFEPFGSTPAELNQFVVAELQKWSRLVKDAGIQPE, encoded by the coding sequence GTGAAGTGCTTCAAGACCGCTTTCGCCAGCCTGGTGGTGGGATTTGCCGCCGCGCTGCTTGCAACACCGGCGCCGGCCGCCGATGAATTTCCGTCCAGGCCGCTGCGCCTGGTGGTCCCGTTCGCAGCCGGCAGCGGCACCGATGCGGTGGCCCGGCTGACCGCCAAGTACCTGGGCGAAGCGCTGCAGCAGCCGGTGGTGGTCGACAACAAGCCGGGCGCCAACGGCACCATCGCCGCCGAGTTCGTCGCCAAGGCGCCGGCCGACGGCTATACGCTGTTCATGACCACCAACACCACGCATTCGGCCAACCCGTCGCTGATGAAACAGCTGCGCTACGACCCGGTCAAGGACTTCACGCCGGTCTCGCGCATGGGCAACCTGCCGTTCATGCTGGTGGTCAACCCGCAATTGCCGGTGAAGACGCTGCGCGAATTCATCGACTACGCCAGGGCGCATCCTGGCATGAGCTACGCGAGCGGCAACAGCACCGGCATCGTCGCCGGCGCGACGCTGTCGAAGATGGCGGGCCTGAAGATGCTGCACGTGCCGTACAAGAGCACGCCGCCGGCGATGACCGACGTGATGGGCGGCCAGGTGCAGGCGATGTTCGTCGACTTTGCCGCGGGCATCGCCAATGTGCGCGCCGGCAAGCTGCGCGCGCTGGCGGTGACCACCGTGCAACGCAGTGCGCTGCTGCCGGACCTGCCGCCGGTCGGCAGCGCGCCCGAGCTTAAGGGTTTCGACATCACTTCCTGGAATGGCGTATTCGCACCCGCCGGCGTGCCGGCGCCCGTGGTGGAGCGCCTCAACCGCGAGCTGGTTGCCATCGCCACCAGCAAGCAGCATGCCGCACAGTTCCACGCGCTGGGCTTCGAGCCCTTCGGCAGCACGCCCGCCGAGCTGAACCAGTTTGTCGTGGCCGAACTGCAGAAGTGGTCGCGGCTGGTGAAGGACGCGGGCATCCAGCCGGAATAA
- a CDS encoding NAD(P)/FAD-dependent oxidoreductase, protein MDLSIPNPVADTTKQVEGGSPAGGQPLEIDALIVGAGPVGLFQVFELGLLEIKAHVIDSLKVVGGQCVELYPDKPIYDIPAVPSCTGQELTDNLLKQIEPFEPTFHLGQEVSVVERREDGRFFVETSLGTRFITKTIFIAAGVGSFQPRTLKVEGLDKFDGKQLFYRVKDPSRFHGRNLVIVGGGDSALDWTLDLVGKAESVVMIHRRDGFRAAPASVAKMKELCEQMEMQFLVGQIGGYEEKDGVLTEIKVTGADGVTRRLPLDDLLVFFGLSPKLGPIAEWGLDLERKQIKVDTEKFQTNIPGIFAVGDINTYPGKKKLILSGFHEAALAAFGAAPYIFPEKKIHMQYTTTSPKLHKVLGVESPVFD, encoded by the coding sequence ATGGACTTGAGCATTCCAAATCCCGTTGCCGACACGACCAAGCAGGTCGAGGGCGGCAGCCCCGCAGGCGGCCAGCCGCTCGAAATCGACGCGCTGATCGTCGGTGCCGGTCCGGTGGGCCTGTTCCAGGTGTTTGAACTGGGCCTGCTCGAAATCAAGGCCCACGTGATCGATTCCCTGAAAGTCGTTGGCGGCCAGTGCGTGGAGCTGTATCCCGACAAGCCCATCTACGACATCCCGGCCGTGCCCAGCTGCACCGGCCAGGAACTGACCGACAACCTGCTCAAGCAGATCGAGCCGTTCGAGCCCACCTTCCACCTGGGCCAGGAAGTCTCCGTGGTGGAGCGCCGTGAAGACGGCCGCTTCTTCGTCGAGACCTCGCTCGGAACCCGCTTTATCACCAAGACCATCTTCATCGCCGCCGGCGTGGGCTCGTTCCAGCCGCGTACGCTGAAGGTCGAGGGCCTCGACAAGTTCGACGGCAAGCAGCTGTTCTACCGCGTCAAGGATCCGAGCCGCTTCCACGGCCGCAACCTGGTCATCGTCGGCGGCGGCGACTCGGCGCTGGACTGGACGCTGGACCTGGTCGGCAAGGCCGAGTCGGTGGTGATGATCCACCGCCGCGACGGCTTCCGTGCCGCGCCGGCCTCGGTGGCCAAGATGAAGGAACTGTGCGAACAGATGGAGATGCAGTTCCTGGTCGGCCAGATCGGCGGCTATGAAGAGAAGGACGGCGTGCTCACCGAGATCAAGGTGACCGGTGCCGACGGCGTGACCCGCCGCCTGCCGCTGGACGACCTGCTGGTGTTCTTCGGCCTGTCGCCCAAGCTCGGCCCGATCGCCGAGTGGGGCCTGGACCTGGAGCGCAAGCAGATCAAGGTGGATACCGAGAAGTTCCAGACCAATATCCCGGGCATCTTCGCGGTGGGCGACATCAACACCTACCCCGGCAAGAAGAAGCTGATCCTGTCGGGCTTCCACGAGGCCGCGCTGGCTGCGTTCGGGGCTGCGCCGTATATCTTCCCCGAGAAGAAGATCCACATGCAGTACACCACGACTTCGCCGAAGCTGCACAAGGTCCTGGGCGTGGAATCGCCGGTGTTCGACTGA
- a CDS encoding CaiB/BaiF CoA transferase family protein — MQDKAPPATGPLAGVRVIDMTSVAMGPYATQILGDMGAEVIKVEAPAGDVFRHAEPARHAAMGASFLNLNRNKQFVVLDVKQPEDLAELKSLIATADVFVSNVRPQSLRKLGLDYASLRADHPRLIYCGAYGYSEEGPYAGAPAFDDIIQARSGMAQFQGANSNEGPQYVNTILADKVAGLTVAYAIPMALYERERSGQGQAIEVPMFETLVSFLATEQLAGQTFVPPLGPAGYPRVMSAHRKPYRTSDGHLALLPYTSAQWLRFFDLSGHAGLARDPRYATPAARSANIDALYATLAEIVAQRTTAEWLALLRDADIPHSELPHFDTLVDDPHLRATGMMFEYDHPSEGRLRGVGIPTRFSRTPGNIRSWPEGLPQAQDGTGT; from the coding sequence ATGCAAGACAAAGCGCCTCCCGCGACCGGGCCACTGGCGGGCGTGCGGGTGATCGACATGACCTCGGTCGCGATGGGGCCGTACGCCACGCAGATCCTCGGCGACATGGGCGCCGAGGTGATCAAGGTCGAAGCGCCCGCCGGCGATGTGTTCCGCCATGCCGAGCCGGCGCGCCACGCCGCGATGGGCGCCAGCTTCCTCAACCTGAACCGCAACAAGCAGTTTGTCGTGCTCGACGTCAAGCAGCCGGAGGACCTGGCCGAGCTGAAGTCGCTGATCGCCACGGCCGATGTCTTCGTCTCCAACGTGAGGCCGCAGTCGTTGCGCAAGCTCGGCCTGGACTATGCCTCGCTGCGTGCGGATCATCCGCGGCTGATCTATTGCGGCGCCTATGGCTATTCGGAGGAGGGCCCGTATGCCGGCGCGCCGGCCTTCGACGACATCATCCAGGCGCGCAGCGGGATGGCGCAGTTCCAGGGCGCCAACTCGAACGAGGGGCCGCAGTACGTGAACACCATCCTGGCGGACAAGGTCGCCGGCCTCACCGTCGCCTATGCGATCCCGATGGCGCTGTATGAGCGCGAGCGGTCGGGGCAGGGGCAGGCCATCGAGGTGCCGATGTTCGAAACGCTGGTGTCCTTCCTCGCCACCGAGCAGCTGGCCGGGCAGACCTTCGTGCCGCCGCTCGGCCCTGCCGGCTATCCGCGCGTGATGTCGGCCCACCGCAAGCCGTACCGCACCAGCGACGGCCATCTCGCGCTGCTGCCCTATACCAGCGCGCAATGGCTGCGCTTTTTCGACCTGTCAGGCCATGCCGGACTGGCGCGCGACCCGCGCTATGCGACCCCAGCCGCGCGCAGCGCCAATATCGACGCGCTCTACGCCACGCTGGCCGAGATCGTCGCGCAGCGCACCACCGCGGAGTGGCTGGCGTTGCTGCGCGATGCCGATATCCCGCACAGCGAGCTGCCGCATTTCGACACCCTGGTGGATGACCCGCACCTGCGCGCCACCGGCATGATGTTCGAATACGACCATCCGAGCGAAGGGCGACTGCGGGGTGTCGGCATCCCCACACGGTTCTCGCGCACGCCGGGCAATATCCGTAGCTGGCCGGAAGGTCTGCCACAGGCGCAGGACGGCACCGGTACCTGA
- the fdxA gene encoding ferredoxin FdxA: MTHVVTESCIRCRYTDCVDVCPVDCFREGPNFLAIDPDECIDCAVCVAECPVNAIYAEEDVPGDQQQFIELNAELARAWPSITKTKAPLAEAEDWKDTTDKLQYLER; this comes from the coding sequence ATGACTCACGTTGTCACCGAATCCTGCATCCGTTGCCGCTATACAGACTGCGTTGACGTATGTCCGGTGGATTGTTTCCGCGAAGGCCCGAACTTCCTGGCCATCGACCCGGATGAGTGCATCGACTGCGCCGTATGCGTGGCCGAGTGCCCGGTGAACGCCATTTACGCCGAGGAAGACGTGCCGGGCGACCAGCAGCAGTTCATTGAACTGAACGCCGAACTGGCGCGCGCCTGGCCTTCCATCACCAAGACCAAGGCCCCGCTGGCCGAGGCCGAGGACTGGAAGGACACCACCGACAAGCTGCAGTACCTGGAGCGCTGA
- a CDS encoding acyl-CoA dehydrogenase family protein, translating to MNFDFSEEQASIVEAVQQVCTQFDMEYWDRLDKSGTYPHEFYKTLCEGGWLGVAMPEAFGGAGLGILEAALVMQTISQSGAGMTGASAVHMNVFGLNPVVVFGTEEQKGRFLPPLIAGEEKACFGVTEPDAGLDTTKLKTFARKVPGGYSVSGRKIWISTAQVADRMLLLARTTPLEQVKKSTEGLSLFYTKVDRSRIEIREIDKMGRAAVDTNMLFIDDLYIPEEDRIGEEGKGFEYILHGLNPERILIAAEAIGLGRAALAIATQYAKERVVFGRPIGMNQGVQHPLAQAWMQLESANLMMLKAAARYDAGQSCGAEANAAKYLAAEAGHNACQTAILTLGGMGYSREYRVERLLRESYIPRIAPVSPQLIMCFIAERVLGLPKSY from the coding sequence ATGAATTTCGATTTCTCCGAAGAACAGGCATCGATCGTCGAAGCCGTGCAGCAGGTCTGCACGCAGTTCGACATGGAGTACTGGGACCGCCTCGACAAGTCCGGCACCTATCCGCACGAGTTCTACAAGACCCTGTGCGAGGGCGGCTGGCTGGGCGTGGCGATGCCCGAGGCATTCGGCGGCGCCGGTCTCGGCATCCTGGAAGCGGCGCTGGTGATGCAGACCATCTCGCAGTCGGGCGCGGGCATGACCGGCGCGTCGGCGGTGCATATGAACGTGTTCGGCCTGAACCCGGTGGTGGTGTTCGGCACCGAAGAGCAGAAGGGCCGCTTCCTGCCGCCGCTGATCGCCGGCGAGGAAAAGGCCTGCTTTGGCGTGACCGAGCCCGATGCGGGCCTGGACACCACCAAGCTCAAGACTTTCGCGCGCAAGGTGCCGGGCGGCTATTCGGTGAGCGGGCGCAAGATCTGGATCTCGACCGCGCAGGTGGCCGACCGCATGCTGTTGCTGGCGCGCACGACGCCGCTGGAGCAGGTGAAGAAATCGACCGAAGGCCTGTCGCTGTTCTACACGAAGGTGGACCGCAGCCGCATCGAGATCCGCGAGATCGACAAGATGGGCCGCGCCGCCGTCGATACCAACATGCTGTTCATCGACGACCTGTACATCCCGGAAGAAGACCGGATCGGCGAAGAGGGCAAGGGCTTCGAATACATCCTTCATGGCCTGAACCCCGAGCGCATCCTGATCGCCGCCGAAGCCATCGGACTGGGCCGCGCCGCGCTGGCAATCGCCACGCAGTACGCCAAGGAGCGCGTGGTCTTCGGCCGCCCGATCGGCATGAACCAGGGCGTCCAGCACCCGCTGGCGCAGGCGTGGATGCAGCTGGAATCGGCCAACCTGATGATGCTGAAGGCCGCCGCGCGCTACGACGCGGGGCAGTCCTGCGGGGCCGAGGCCAACGCCGCCAAGTACCTCGCCGCCGAGGCTGGCCACAACGCCTGCCAGACCGCGATCCTGACGCTGGGCGGCATGGGCTATTCGCGCGAATACCGCGTCGAGCGCCTGCTGCGCGAATCGTATATCCCGCGCATCGCGCCGGTCAGCCCGCAGCTGATCATGTGCTTTATCGCCGAGCGTGTGCTGGGTTTGCCCAAGTCGTACTGA
- a CDS encoding IclR family transcriptional regulator: MAENEAAEKSGYGSVKTALRVIEIMEIYAREGRSLTLTELAKLLGAPMSSCLGLIRTLASLGYLYETGRRQGYYPTRRLLDIAQRIARNDPLLERVQPVLESLRDDTGETVIFGKLQDDGRVLYLEVRESANPVRYIAAPGELRDAHVNSIGRAILGTMAAESRAELLAGVSFASRTGRTVDSLRVFEAAMQQWQAQGWYPNFGESFPDLGAIAIPVSLGGVVYGMSVAGPLHRVEANAEAIVVALKAAGNTLQG, translated from the coding sequence ATGGCAGAAAACGAAGCGGCGGAAAAATCGGGCTACGGCAGCGTCAAGACGGCGCTGCGCGTGATCGAGATCATGGAGATCTATGCGCGCGAAGGGCGCTCGCTGACGCTGACCGAACTGGCGAAGCTGCTGGGCGCGCCGATGTCGAGCTGCCTGGGGCTGATCCGCACGCTGGCGTCGCTGGGCTACCTGTACGAAACCGGCCGCCGCCAGGGTTATTACCCCACGCGGCGGTTACTCGATATCGCCCAGCGCATCGCGCGCAACGACCCGCTGCTCGAACGGGTGCAGCCGGTGCTGGAGTCGCTGCGCGATGACACCGGCGAAACCGTGATCTTTGGCAAGCTGCAGGACGACGGCCGCGTGCTCTACCTGGAGGTGCGCGAGTCCGCCAACCCGGTGCGCTATATCGCCGCGCCGGGCGAACTGCGCGACGCGCATGTCAATTCCATCGGCCGCGCCATCCTTGGCACCATGGCCGCGGAGAGCCGCGCGGAACTGCTGGCCGGCGTTTCCTTTGCGTCGCGCACCGGGCGCACGGTGGACTCGCTGCGGGTATTCGAGGCAGCGATGCAGCAATGGCAGGCGCAGGGGTGGTATCCGAACTTCGGCGAGTCGTTCCCGGACCTGGGGGCCATCGCGATTCCGGTGTCGCTCGGCGGCGTCGTCTACGGGATGTCGGTGGCGGGGCCGCTGCATCGGGTCGAAGCCAATGCGGAGGCTATCGTCGTGGCGCTGAAGGCCGCGGGCAACACGCTGCAGGGATAA
- a CDS encoding cupin domain-containing protein: MPQPPVYFISTEEVEGYHPANHVGTLNRRLIGPETVGSRHLEVIHGTIEKGKGALPHAHPGIEQVCYVLEGRAVAEVGGQRKELGPGDCCFFPPDEMHVFTVVSEEPARILVIYSPPYEESPERVTRPA, translated from the coding sequence GTGCCGCAACCCCCGGTTTATTTCATCTCGACCGAAGAGGTCGAGGGCTACCACCCCGCCAACCACGTCGGCACGCTGAACCGCCGGCTGATCGGCCCCGAGACCGTGGGTTCGCGCCACCTGGAAGTGATTCACGGCACCATCGAGAAAGGCAAGGGCGCGCTGCCTCACGCGCACCCCGGCATCGAGCAGGTGTGCTACGTGCTGGAAGGCCGGGCCGTCGCAGAAGTCGGCGGCCAGCGCAAGGAACTGGGACCGGGCGATTGCTGCTTCTTCCCGCCGGACGAGATGCATGTGTTCACGGTGGTAAGCGAAGAGCCGGCCAGGATCCTGGTGATCTATTCCCCACCGTACGAGGAATCGCCCGAGCGTGTGACACGGCCCGCCTGA